The following proteins are encoded in a genomic region of Odontesthes bonariensis isolate fOdoBon6 chromosome 19, fOdoBon6.hap1, whole genome shotgun sequence:
- the LOC142368751 gene encoding uncharacterized protein LOC142368751: MIERWSHSSPLPCHRHPRRPRSSQCEGIQADEHSDVSNRVLTLKRVSSNFERKHGAQEGSRWHCCKDCGKVIKQSNLRYHQRLHTGEKPYSCDQCGAAFTALSSLKTHKCIHTGEKPYICGQCGAAFTRLSHLKTHQHIHTGLKPFSCGQCGAAFTQLSHLKTHQFIHSGEKPFSCGQCGAAFTRLSHLKTHQRIHSGEKPYSCGQCGAAFTTLGSLKRHQRSHSGEKPYSCGQCGAAFTTLSSLKRHQRIHTGEK, translated from the exons ATGATCGAGCGGTGGTCCCACTCCTCGCCCCTTCCTTGCCACAGACACCCCCGTCGCCCGAGGTCAAGCCAGTGCGAGGGGATTCAGGCGGACGAGCACAG TGATGTTTCCAACAGGGTCTTGACTCTGAAGCGCGTGTCCAGTAACTTCGAGAGA aaacatggagcccaagagggatccagatggcactgctgtaaggactgtgggaaagttatcaaacaatcaaatctgaggtatcatcagaggcttcatactggagagaagccatacagctgtgaccagtgtggggcagctttcactgcattatctagtctaaagacacacaaatgtattcacacaggagagaagccttacatttgtggtcagtgtggggcagctttcactagattatctcatctaaagacacaccaacatattcacacagggttgaagcctttcagctgtggccagtgtggggcagctttcactcaattatctcatctaaagacacaccaatttattcactcaggagagaagcctttcagctgtggtcagtgtggggcagctttcactcgattatcacatctaaagacacaccaacgtattcactcaggagagaagccatacagctgtggtcagtgtggggcagctttcactacattaggtagtctaaagagacaccaacgtagtcactcaggagagaagccatacagctgtggtcagtgtggggcagctttcactacattaagtagtctaaagagacaccaacgtattcacacaggagagaaatga